The Rosa rugosa chromosome 1, drRosRugo1.1, whole genome shotgun sequence genomic sequence ATTTGACATTTTCCTTTAAGGTAGGAAGGTCAGAAAGACAGGGATTTTCTTTGGATGCTACCCAAGTCAGAAGCTCTTCGTCTCCATAGAAACCACCACTTTTCAGGGACCTCTTCTCGATCACTGAAGGGTTACTATCACTAGTCGGGGAGGTCAACACGAAGCCTTTTGTAATGAAGAGCATGCGATCCATTGGTTCTTCTGTTCGAAAAATGAAGCTATGATCCCGGTAGCTGACTGGAATTAGATATTCGCAGATCATCTTCAACACTTTTACATCCATATTTGCAAGCTTTGGGACCTACACATGTAGCACCTGATTAGATTATATTAATTATTTGTCATTACATAAGAATAAGTTTCACCTTAACAAAAAATGTTTCATTGAGAAATTcattcttgttcctttttttttattttttttaatctccAATGTTTAAAAATTAAGTAACTGGGGagttatatatatagttttcatCTTTAACTTCTTCCTTGAGCTTCATTTCAATGGTATGGATCAATATTGTTAAACAGCAACAAGCGTTGCCCGTGACCCACCGTTGTatcgatactgtcccaacttaaccacctgataggtgttgggttttaattacaaaaggtctcggtacaattggatgagatccacccacttataagttatattttatttgtcacttttccaatgtgggatatttcctctccaacaaatATCATCACTGTTAAATATTGTAATATTCAAATGATCAACAATCAAATTCTAATATAGAAAGAGAGGATAAACATACGTACATTTTTAAGCATTTCCATGCAAATATGTTCCTTCAGGACTTTTCTGGTTTTTCCCGGAAGAATAGAGAATAAATTCTCCATGTCAGCATCTTTGATATCTTCCCAATTTCGTTTTACATGTTCCTTCATTTCCAGCTTCATTTGATCTGTGAAACCGTGTTTGTTCATCCAAACTTGTATACCTAGCTTTTTCATTTTAAGCTTCTTATCTCTCTCCTCCGATTTTTGAGTTCGCATCGAGATAAATGTCTGTTGCATGAACACAATAGCTTGGTCAGCTTCTCAGatatctagctagctagctagctagctacaagGCATATATCATTGAGGAAACAATCTATGTGCCATTTTAGATAAAAAAATCATCTGCACTTTTAGCAAAGCCAAAAGAGAATTTGAGCGATTAATGTCATTATGTCAAACTAGTCCAATTGTAAGTGGATGAATAGGAAGACACGTTATTACATGCACCTTCCCAATAAGATATAGAAATAGTAGCAAGCCAATGACAGAAATAAGAATAGCGAAGCAGTTTTCCCACACGTAAGTACTTGTTTCTAGATTTGTGCCAAAATTACTgtagaaaaaaaaaggtaattaAAGGATATTAGGATATAACATGCATTTGAGATAATAATCAATGGTTAACTAGCAAAATGTTGATTTCCCTTAATTTTGGAGTTGAGTGAATTAAATGCATAATAGATTTAAAACTAAGGTTTCTATAgttaaaatttaatttcttaCACTCAATTCACTCTCCCACGTGTTGTACTTTTATTTTATGCAGTAACATCATCAATCCCCTAGTacttaccaatttttttttagaacaacTGAACAATTCGACCAACGATATAATTGTGGAAATTTGTACTACGTATGGTGTTATACATTAAGATGAAGTCTTTCTAATGAGGATCTCAAataaagaatttaaaaaaaaaattaatagttgaataaatattttaaatattttttatttttttgaatttttaaattttatttgatATTTAGCTTTTCAACATAAAATTCATCAAACGATTGATACATTATAAGGTCTTTATTAAAGAGGTCCCCTATAATCAAGATTTGGGGTTTAGGGAAATGTATAAAGATTTGACACTAAATTAATTTTATAAACAATTGAAAATCAAGCATACTGTCATAACTGAACTACATTTTGAATTATCTCTACTAAGCCTAAACAAGTAATGGGTATTAAGGATTTATAGTGCACTCCAATTTCTTTAGTTTGCACtcctaaataaaaaaatatactaaatgaaatgtgtgtgtatatacctTAGATTTCGTAGACCCCACCAAAAAGAGTACAAAAACTTTTTTCTGAAATCTATTGACCCCGCATTACCGGTCTTAAGGGAATCAAGAAATATTCCAAAATCGAAGGGTGCCGTAGCATTTTCTGGAACATCTACAAGGCAAAATTCATCAAGAGAATTGATGAACGTCATATTTCTTGATGCCGTGTCTTCatcacaataataattacatcttGTGTTACTATGTTTTATACATGCCCGGTGCCAACATGACGTCTCTCGTTGAATAGAGAAGAAATACCAAAAGGCTCCAAGTACCTAAACCATACAAAGACTAATTAATTGGTGAGAGAAATAAAGACCAAGTAAAATGAAAATgacaatatataagaaaaacTTACGTGACTGGCAAGGATGTATAAGAAAAAATTGAAGGCACCTTTAGTCCATATTCCAGTCTTCCTCCTAAGTTCTATAGACGAATGGTGCATTCGGTAGACCCTTGGCAAATATTGAGCTAGAAGAAAGAAATTCAGAGTCTTTTTTTTGTCTATATATTTAGAACTTCTCATTTTGGAAGCAGCAGCTACTATTAGCACCTGGCCAAATAATTAATAATGGGTTAGGAAGTTATTAATAATTAGTAACTTGCACAACCAATTAACCAGCTAATAGTCTAGTAATTAATATTTATCTCCATGAGAATGGATGAGAAAATTTCTTGGTAACTTTGACATAAACTATTAAAGTTCAATATATTCATCTTACCTGAGGAATCGGAAGAACAGCAAAGAAGTCGATTATGATTGAGCGCCATGACAACTTCTGAGCTAATGCCTTGGCAAATGGAACTATCTCGTTCCATTCGCAAACTGACTTTCCACCTGCTTTTTTATCCTTCTTTCCTCTTGTTTGtgcctcttttttcttcttttgttcgTCTCTTGATTTCATAGCAGCTTTAATAGCCTTACAAAACTGATATATAATGTTCActatcaaagtgacatccgtgaGTGATCGCAAGACAAGGGCAACCACCTTCAACGTCTTGTCCATTCCAAGGCATTTGTTTTTCTCGTCGATGACTGGGAGGTAGAAGAATAAAGGATCGACTGAAACTGCAATCACACATGAGATTACAAAAATTGGTCGCCAACATGGATATAAAATCACAGGAATTCTCCTTTTTGGCTTAATTGGGTGTGCTGCTGAAGCTCTTGGTGTAAGGctgaggaagaaaaagaaaaagaaaaagaaaaaagtcatTAGTGACGAGGAAAAAACGGCCAATAGAGAAGTCTTCGGTTAAAAAATTTATCCCAAGAAGTCTTCACCGTATAACATCcactaaaaacaaaataatctCAGGGCAGCAAGAATAACCTTTGTTGAGTTGGATCTTCCAGATTATCTGGATTACTCGTCATTAATGCCCCTTTGCACGTCGGACACTAGGATCTGTTGTCTTAAACTCTCTTACTAGTAGAGTCAACCAAATTCTTTAGGGCATGATTGAGCCCAAAATAAACTCCGAGGCCTACATGTGACCATGAAAAATGAAATATTATGCAAACTGAACATGGTAATAGAAGCCGGAAGGCTTTAGTGCTTGATCTTTAAGTAATATGACAGAGTGACTAACATCTACAGGCTATTCATTAGAGTAACTAACAGTTAAAATGTTAACTTGTTCAGTTAAAAACCTGGGTTTAATTAGTTAATAAAAACCTTACAAACTTGAAAGAAGTTGCATAGAATGCTGGAGATTTCCAGGTGAAGGTAAACATGTGTATTGTAAGAATTTATAGTATTCGAGCATTACAGAAAGTACATGATCACAACAACTTTGCACTACAGAAACATCAGAGTTAATTTGAGACTACGGAGTTCAAGAAGAGGATCTTGACAAAGTATACTTACTTCAAGAACGCATGAACTTCAGAACTTAGTAGCAATATTTGAAATCAAAACTGAAATGGCTTAGTTTTGTAGATCTGCATGGAATTTATAAATTTATTTGGTGTTTGTACGTATTAGATAGTCATTGACTATAAACTTTGATGTGATCCACAAGTCTTttccaaatatatatttttcttcccCAGTTCCTTTATTAATTCCTCACCAACCATTGAACTGGCATACATACAACAACCAATCCTTACCATATATAAAGAAAAGTAGCTAATTGACTATATATAACCTAACGACTCAGACGAGAACTTTTGCTCACCTTTCACTAGGTGACAGATGCAAATTATTGCCTATATCACTACAAGAAATATGGGCTAATACAACGAAGTGATCTGTAAGGACTTGGCAATTCGTTGCATTTAGTTGGATTATATAACGAATTGTACAAGTCTTTGCttttggttcgaaggatacgtAAGGAATACAGAAAGTCCTTGCATTAGGTTAGTCAAACTGAGAAAAAATATAAAATCGTTGTATAAACTTTTAATTTCCTTGCATCGACCGAGCGGGATCTTTGGCGCTCACATTATTTGCttcttttaaatttgttttcctttttactctctctctctctcactcactcatTTCCCCATCTCTCCTTAGATCCGCTCACTCTCAAAAATCCAGACCGAAGAACACACCAAACAGTAAACACCaaataaccaaaatctgaatCAGACCTCCGCCATCCGTCCCGTCATCCTTCTCTCTCAGCTTCTCAAATCCTGTTTCGCTTCCTTTGAAATCCAATCTGTACCCAAATTCCTAATACCCAAATCATAAACCCTAACACCGCAGCCCCAAACACCTCCTTCAATCTCACATGCTCTCTCTTGATTCTTTAATCCTTTGTCTTCTCTGTTTTTCGATAAGGATTGGGTTAGTTCTATGAGGCTGAGTTAATCATCGGCTCATGACAGATTACCAAAGACTAAATATGGGTTTCCAGATCACCGAGCTGTGCATGACTAGCCATCTCATTCTGGTTACTCTACTTTGCCGTTTTGGATACGTATTATCGGACCTTTTCTGCTTCTCATTGATTTCTTGTCGCTAGTTTGGTATTTTCTGCCTTTTGGTTTACCTATAGTCTATTTTTGGTAAATTGAAGTtaattttttggtttttaattgTGATTCTGTCAAGAGATTCTATGGGTAGTAGGCTCAGAGCTAATCTGTAGGTTGCAGAGGTCTTTGCTTTGGCTATATTTGCAGGTTTGCCCGTTTGTTGCATTTGTGTTTGGGTCTTAGAGGTACAtttgtttcttctattttttctttgctGGTTTTGTCATTTTCTATACTGTTCGTTACACATTAAGAATACTTTCATATGAGTTGTAATAAACACTAAGATTTGAGCTTGTTGCCTATTAGCTGGAAAAATATAATATGGAATTGATGTTATGATATCACTATGGTGTAGCAATAGATATTTGTTAGTACACAGTAAGTTGATGAAGCTCACAAATGCTAATGCTTTCATATTTGGTCCGGTGCAGGGCCTAGCATACTGGTAATTGATGAGCAGAGAGGAGAGTTTGTTTCCAAGAGTACAAAGTTCGT encodes the following:
- the LOC133722851 gene encoding cyclic nucleotide-gated ion channel 1-like, which codes for MTSNPDNLEDPTQQSLTPRASAAHPIKPKRRIPVILYPCWRPIFVISCVIAVSVDPLFFYLPVIDEKNKCLGMDKTLKVVALVLRSLTDVTLIVNIIYQFCKAIKAAMKSRDEQKKKKEAQTRGKKDKKAGGKSVCEWNEIVPFAKALAQKLSWRSIIIDFFAVLPIPQVLIVAAASKMRSSKYIDKKKTLNFFLLAQYLPRVYRMHHSSIELRRKTGIWTKGAFNFFLYILASHVLGAFWYFFSIQRETSCWHRACIKHSNTRCNYYCDEDTASRNMTFINSLDEFCLVDVPENATAPFDFGIFLDSLKTGNAGSIDFRKKFLYSFWWGLRNLSNFGTNLETSTYVWENCFAILISVIGLLLFLYLIGKVHTFISMRTQKSEERDKKLKMKKLGIQVWMNKHGFTDQMKLEMKEHVKRNWEDIKDADMENLFSILPGKTRKVLKEHICMEMLKNVPKLANMDVKVLKMICEYLIPVSYRDHSFIFRTEEPMDRMLFITKGFVLTSPTSDSNPSVIEKRSLKSGGFYGDEELLTWVASKENPCLSDLPTLKENVKCHSKVDCFVLLAKDLRTVVSRSRVYWDLNNSEKKEEVAKAAILPFLRLRLDHQRAGAQNGNSSNHIVIETST